A genomic region of Aeropyrum pernix K1 contains the following coding sequences:
- a CDS encoding SDR family oxidoreductase yields the protein MERCGGLVLGGSRGLGFHAARALASLGCNLVIVARGREALEKSAKEISEGFGVDVEPLVGDLRKKGHVENAVIHAVQTFGRVDAVVAAYGNISREPLTLREAEWEDWIEAAALYLASTSSLFKALASYNTAKATVILLSSFTVAEPMDPLIVSDAVRAGLSRLVKSAARLYPDRIRPILLILGSFKTPGAMRTLERIARSRGESLENVWRREVEMLSPLARSGGLDEFEEVIRMLVRSPDYMHGATVVFDGASGRVSWP from the coding sequence TTGGAGCGTTGCGGGGGACTTGTGCTTGGCGGTAGCCGGGGGCTTGGTTTCCACGCGGCCCGCGCGCTAGCCAGCCTCGGCTGCAACCTGGTGATCGTCGCCAGGGGCCGGGAGGCTCTCGAGAAGAGTGCTAAGGAAATCTCGGAAGGTTTCGGTGTTGATGTAGAGCCTCTAGTTGGCGATCTAAGGAAGAAGGGTCATGTGGAGAACGCAGTTATACACGCTGTCCAGACTTTTGGGAGGGTGGATGCCGTAGTAGCCGCCTACGGAAACATATCCCGGGAGCCTCTAACCCTCCGTGAAGCGGAGTGGGAGGACTGGATTGAGGCTGCGGCACTATACCTGGCATCAACATCCAGCCTTTTCAAAGCACTGGCCTCCTATAACACAGCGAAGGCCACCGTGATACTTCTCTCGAGCTTTACCGTAGCCGAGCCTATGGACCCTCTCATAGTTTCGGACGCCGTCAGAGCCGGATTATCGAGGCTGGTAAAATCGGCTGCGAGGCTTTATCCCGATAGGATAAGACCCATACTACTTATCCTAGGAAGTTTCAAGACGCCTGGGGCTATGAGGACGTTGGAGAGGATAGCCAGGTCTCGAGGGGAAAGCTTAGAGAACGTCTGGAGGAGGGAGGTTGAGATGCTGAGCCCCCTAGCCAGATCTGGAGGTCTCGACGAGTTTGAGGAGGTTATAAGGATGCTTGTCAGGAGCCCGGATTACATGCACGGAGCCACGGTAGTATTCGACGGGGCGTCTGGGAGGGTTTCATGGCCCTAG
- a CDS encoding PadR family transcriptional regulator, with amino-acid sequence MSSTYNSQEGSRSNIIRESLRQLVLRVLAERPYHGYEIMNRIEEITNGVWRPAPGTLYPLLDQLKREGLIRVERMDRKGVKGGRRIVYALTEDGWRRLADIMFEKARKVDYLIYYIIEGCRILRENGFEGEAARVCAEARKAVEKFEEALEQSCSPAEVKVEAGSSQAAGPPP; translated from the coding sequence TTGTCCAGCACCTACAACAGCCAGGAGGGCTCGAGGAGTAACATCATCAGGGAGAGTCTAAGGCAACTAGTCCTTAGGGTCCTGGCAGAGAGGCCCTACCACGGCTACGAGATTATGAACAGGATAGAAGAGATAACCAATGGCGTCTGGAGGCCAGCACCCGGCACGCTATACCCGCTCCTAGACCAGCTTAAGAGGGAGGGTCTCATACGCGTCGAGAGGATGGATAGGAAGGGTGTCAAGGGAGGGAGGAGAATAGTCTACGCCCTCACAGAGGATGGGTGGAGGCGCCTGGCGGACATAATGTTTGAGAAGGCTAGGAAAGTGGACTACCTTATATACTATATCATCGAGGGCTGCAGGATACTGAGGGAGAACGGGTTCGAGGGTGAGGCGGCTAGAGTCTGTGCAGAGGCCAGAAAGGCTGTGGAGAAGTTCGAGGAGGCTCTGGAACAGTCGTGCAGCCCTGCCGAGGTCAAGGTGGAGGCTGGTAGTAGCCAGGCTGCAGGCCCTCCGCCCTAA
- a CDS encoding DEAD/DEAH box helicase, giving the protein MKRLWERIADSLGLRRELAFADVLDNPLLLERFLSEKGCPGDEGLREAVERGLHEIIIKVKAAGCSVPGDIEREAAAVLIFNGKRPPGLYDVEPGGVAIAVCSDDRVVVGYGGYVLDTDSMGPGGKARVLSNSDAAGLAAWSLGASILVHWGCRTRYPRAVDASLLSAIAVPEAGGDIGLSIYHFSAAPGSVVDAVADIVSKSVALLESLGVDWSRMPPEVRLAPEATVARGELAGSVEIRRSAAEVVASDAPRLFFRTWRPYILEPPGDHGYKGLEYAAYMAVRSIAYRGGSVWRALETAPAKLVEPMLRLLRSSEIRPNPRPPEPGEQVEAADLGLAGWGGEVLLDCVKPLDRCLSAAPQASSSMPEDLRMRIEMASKKPASPRRWGRLRIRVRGWSPREIASMLGVETASQADAPKVRLVPPQGRGPLGLVEDLRRILEGEDGRILVITPEERLASLVAEGLGGYTPDSQGEVFHRWFVEGGLLVVPWGYLQARPEIANVADRSVVLLPEVMLRDETLARIIRLFYSGRAGLVSVQWGRIVELLHRLGAVGVSWAAGLGEPRSSSATVAEEVVDDVLAGVVNRLLGVSRLRPGQEAVLRRISRVYASLSPSVTIAVMPTGYGKSLLFQAPARGLAYLGYGALTLVVTPLKALMRDQTRAALGRGLAACYIDSSLSLKARGEVLRAAAMGLIDLLYIAPERFEDARIREVVEGGRLALAVLDEAHTASRWGETFRNSYLYMAKTLASLRLEEGWPPILALTATATLDIIESLVAMLGAADYSVVDLEEDGAIPGEGSPEETIVYRIAPVRPNIAVEARIAPPGRARLDVAAEHVRELAAWATGVSESWVGAVFTGFVKSKAMDWANAETIASRLEPALGGVCEVLVYHGQMGEKRRKMVEERAAEPRGRKIIVATKAFGMGVDIRNLRWTLHLFPSDSVEDLVQEIGRAGRDGLPARSLVLFDPEDFRVRRAMGLRQLPRLSSVLALYNSLVELHGREESYTLVLTPPAVPPKVVRLLDILRTSGLLDYSITRRLHLYRLRKGVSWRDLEEAGVTPRLVLPRLGIVGFEEKVPPGEMLEPASLSIKLCISPDNSFEIFYGRHGNTGRECRRAVIERSGVALLIDLNPDVRHRSITKPTPDLLVYHARLASLEALKVERLRKLLESLSGLRGEKSSQAFREGVREYFNKPLLRPLPENPEKALKQPRSIECAGVSKCRALAATLERLVEVLGPLGVTIAVPSGEARASFLRAYSSLFPVEPRIVGVRKVLNRLKAGGVAAADLGYVVAVTHKESQYNMLLSTVEGSGYPYVTVVHAKMPV; this is encoded by the coding sequence TTGAAGAGGCTTTGGGAGAGGATCGCCGATAGCCTGGGGCTGAGGAGGGAGCTTGCGTTCGCCGACGTCCTCGACAACCCCCTGCTCCTGGAGAGGTTTCTCAGCGAGAAGGGCTGCCCGGGGGATGAGGGGCTTCGGGAGGCTGTGGAGAGGGGTCTTCACGAGATTATTATTAAAGTTAAGGCTGCTGGCTGCAGTGTGCCGGGTGATATTGAACGTGAGGCGGCTGCCGTCCTGATATTCAATGGTAAGAGGCCTCCCGGCTTGTATGATGTCGAGCCCGGGGGGGTCGCCATTGCCGTTTGCAGCGATGACAGGGTGGTTGTAGGGTATGGTGGGTATGTGCTGGACACCGACTCCATGGGGCCGGGAGGAAAGGCTAGAGTGCTGTCTAACAGCGACGCCGCTGGGCTGGCGGCATGGAGCCTCGGCGCCTCGATACTTGTGCACTGGGGCTGTCGTACCCGGTACCCCCGGGCTGTAGATGCCTCGCTGCTGTCGGCGATAGCCGTTCCGGAAGCTGGCGGGGATATCGGCCTCAGCATTTACCACTTCTCCGCGGCGCCGGGCAGTGTTGTTGATGCTGTGGCTGATATTGTGTCAAAATCTGTAGCCCTGCTCGAGAGTTTGGGGGTAGATTGGTCTAGAATGCCGCCCGAGGTTAGGCTGGCTCCGGAGGCGACGGTAGCCCGGGGAGAACTAGCTGGTAGCGTTGAAATAAGGAGGTCGGCGGCGGAGGTCGTCGCCTCCGACGCTCCCCGACTCTTCTTCAGGACCTGGAGGCCCTACATCCTAGAGCCGCCCGGGGACCATGGCTATAAGGGGCTCGAGTACGCAGCGTATATGGCTGTAAGAAGTATAGCATACCGGGGAGGCAGCGTCTGGAGGGCTCTGGAGACTGCTCCAGCGAAGCTAGTAGAGCCTATGCTGAGGCTTCTAAGGTCCTCGGAGATCAGGCCTAACCCCCGTCCTCCAGAGCCAGGGGAGCAGGTGGAGGCAGCAGACCTGGGCCTAGCGGGGTGGGGTGGCGAGGTCCTCCTGGACTGTGTGAAGCCTTTGGACCGCTGCCTCTCCGCGGCCCCGCAGGCCTCATCTTCCATGCCAGAGGACCTGAGGATGAGGATTGAAATGGCCTCCAAGAAGCCTGCCAGCCCTAGAAGGTGGGGTAGGCTTAGGATTAGGGTTAGGGGGTGGAGCCCTAGGGAGATAGCGTCTATGCTGGGTGTGGAGACCGCGTCCCAAGCGGATGCTCCCAAGGTTAGGCTTGTTCCCCCTCAGGGAAGGGGGCCCTTGGGGCTTGTCGAGGATCTGAGGCGGATTCTCGAGGGTGAGGATGGTAGGATACTTGTTATAACTCCCGAGGAGAGGCTGGCTTCGCTGGTTGCTGAAGGTCTTGGAGGCTACACGCCGGACTCCCAGGGTGAAGTGTTCCACCGCTGGTTCGTGGAGGGCGGTCTGCTGGTAGTGCCTTGGGGTTATCTACAGGCCCGCCCGGAGATCGCCAATGTGGCTGACAGGAGCGTGGTGCTCCTGCCGGAGGTAATGCTGAGGGATGAGACCCTGGCCCGCATTATACGCCTCTTCTACTCTGGGAGAGCGGGGCTGGTATCAGTCCAGTGGGGTAGGATAGTCGAGCTCCTACATAGGCTGGGCGCGGTTGGTGTCTCCTGGGCCGCCGGGCTTGGCGAGCCCAGAAGCTCTAGCGCGACTGTTGCTGAGGAGGTTGTGGATGACGTTCTGGCCGGCGTTGTCAACAGGCTCCTGGGCGTCTCAAGGCTGAGGCCTGGGCAGGAGGCTGTTTTAAGGAGGATATCACGGGTGTACGCATCCCTCTCACCCTCAGTAACCATTGCCGTTATGCCTACGGGCTATGGAAAATCCCTTCTCTTCCAGGCCCCCGCACGGGGGCTAGCATACCTAGGTTACGGGGCTCTGACCCTCGTTGTGACGCCTCTCAAAGCCCTAATGAGGGACCAGACAAGAGCAGCTCTAGGGAGGGGGCTAGCGGCTTGCTACATCGACTCTAGCCTTAGCCTGAAGGCTAGGGGCGAGGTGCTTAGGGCTGCTGCCATGGGCCTCATAGACCTCCTCTACATTGCGCCGGAGAGGTTTGAGGACGCTAGGATAAGGGAGGTTGTTGAGGGGGGCAGGCTCGCGCTGGCAGTGTTGGACGAGGCCCACACTGCGTCGAGGTGGGGTGAGACGTTTAGGAACAGCTACCTCTACATGGCTAAAACCCTGGCTAGCTTGAGGCTGGAGGAGGGCTGGCCACCAATCCTGGCCCTGACGGCCACGGCCACACTAGATATTATAGAGTCGCTGGTGGCCATGCTTGGAGCCGCCGACTACTCGGTCGTAGACCTGGAGGAGGATGGCGCTATACCCGGAGAGGGTAGCCCGGAGGAGACTATAGTCTACAGGATAGCCCCCGTCAGGCCGAACATAGCTGTCGAGGCCAGGATTGCTCCCCCCGGGAGGGCAAGACTTGACGTGGCTGCGGAGCATGTGAGGGAGCTCGCAGCATGGGCAACGGGAGTCTCCGAGAGCTGGGTGGGAGCGGTTTTCACGGGGTTCGTCAAGAGTAAGGCTATGGACTGGGCTAACGCTGAGACCATAGCCTCCAGGCTTGAGCCTGCGCTAGGAGGGGTCTGCGAGGTCCTCGTGTACCACGGCCAGATGGGTGAGAAGAGGAGGAAGATGGTGGAGGAGAGGGCGGCTGAGCCCCGGGGGAGGAAGATTATAGTGGCGACTAAGGCGTTCGGCATGGGAGTAGATATTAGGAACCTGAGGTGGACCCTACACCTATTCCCCAGCGATTCTGTCGAGGACCTCGTACAGGAGATAGGGAGGGCGGGGAGAGACGGGCTCCCCGCAAGATCGCTGGTCCTATTCGACCCCGAGGACTTCCGGGTTAGACGCGCCATGGGGCTTAGACAGCTTCCACGGCTCTCCTCAGTGCTGGCTCTCTACAACTCTCTCGTCGAACTCCATGGGAGGGAGGAGAGCTACACCCTCGTCCTAACACCACCCGCAGTGCCTCCAAAGGTGGTCAGGCTCCTCGACATACTGAGGACCTCCGGGCTGCTTGACTACAGTATAACCAGGCGCCTACACCTATATAGGCTGAGGAAGGGTGTCTCGTGGAGGGATCTAGAGGAGGCTGGCGTCACCCCCAGGCTTGTGCTGCCGAGGCTTGGCATAGTTGGGTTCGAGGAGAAGGTACCCCCCGGGGAGATGCTGGAGCCTGCGAGCCTCTCGATAAAGCTGTGTATAAGTCCCGACAACTCCTTTGAAATATTCTACGGCAGGCATGGCAACACAGGTAGGGAGTGCCGTAGAGCCGTGATAGAGAGGTCAGGCGTGGCGTTGCTAATAGATCTCAACCCGGACGTCAGGCACAGGAGCATTACAAAGCCGACTCCAGACCTGCTCGTATATCATGCCAGGCTCGCCTCCCTAGAAGCCCTGAAGGTGGAGAGGCTTAGAAAGCTCCTCGAAAGCCTCTCTGGCCTGCGGGGTGAAAAGTCGAGCCAGGCTTTTAGAGAGGGTGTTAGAGAATACTTCAACAAACCTCTCCTCAGGCCTCTGCCTGAGAACCCTGAAAAGGCTTTGAAGCAGCCGCGGTCTATAGAGTGCGCGGGCGTCTCAAAATGCCGCGCCCTAGCAGCTACCCTCGAGAGGTTAGTGGAGGTCCTCGGCCCCTTAGGCGTTACTATAGCTGTCCCCAGCGGGGAAGCTAGGGCTTCATTCCTCAGAGCATACAGCAGCCTCTTCCCAGTGGAGCCCAGAATTGTAGGTGTCAGGAAGGTGCTTAATAGGCTGAAAGCAGGTGGAGTCGCAGCAGCCGACCTCGGCTATGTAGTGGCGGTTACACACAAGGAGAGCCAATACAATATGCTCCTTTCCACGGTAGAAGGCTCAGGCTACCCCTACGTGACCGTTGTACATGCTAAAATGCCAGTATAA